A single window of Mycolicibacterium madagascariense DNA harbors:
- a CDS encoding bifunctional nitrate reductase/sulfite reductase flavoprotein subunit alpha: protein MTATTRTACSYCGVGCGIEVTTRTDAEGGAPVITRVSGDTRHPTNAGRLCTKGVTHLEMMNATEDRLATALVRDTRGGPATPTPVDEAVARAASRLREIVAEHGPDAVALYVSGQMSIEAQYLATKLAKGFLRTVHIESNSRLCMASAGTGYKQSLGADGPPGSYADFDRTDLFFVIGSNMADCHPILYLRMLDRLKAGAKLIVVDPRRTTTVDQADLFLQIAPGTDLALLNGLLHLLVEAGAIDDDFIAEHTEGWDAMPAFLADYPPDVVSAVTGLSEDDIRTAATMIADAGEWVTCWTMGLNQSTHGTWNSNAICNLHLATGAICRPGSGPMSLTGQPNAMGGREMGYMGPGLPGQRVVTSADDRAFVERTWNVAPGTIRTEVGPGTVEMFARMSAGDIKACWIICTNPVVSVANRSTVIAGLEAAELVITQDAYASTATNHYADIVLPAALWAESDAVMVNSDRTLTLLRQSIEPAGEARPDWRLICDVATHLGFGEHFDFASSAEVFDEIRQFSNTRTGYDLRGITYDRLRETPVQWPAPPRDQPGGVEDRHPVRYLNDGVSQDLFTDPSGHRPRLAFPTPSRRAVFHPRPHMDARELPDDDYPVVLNTGRLQHQWHTLTKTGKVAKLNKLNPGPFVEVHPEDAAAQGILDGRRIELVSRRGRAVLPAVVTDRVRQGNCFVPFHWNDEHGEYLAINALTNDAVDKDSLQPEFKVCAVALRPLPVETPGPAALGLADRPPPTLEEAEKTYLAGFFAGIPGGAPGVPVLPATAPVRTEVRLWVDGLLAGTHSRAPDATEEAASETPGDGPLVLWASQTGNAEEFAGRVAGGIAGARLANMDDVSVTDLSGDVVIVTSTFGDGGPPDNGAGFWTRLESDEAPDLDGVRYAVLGIGDRSYDDFCGHAKSLDRRLSDLGATRLAERAECEAYDDEPMANWAATISELVAPSNGTAAPASNGTAAPSNGTAAAPPFTRTHPVSVPLCRNVSLTPAGAAKEVRHFGFDVSEHRLDYSVGDALGVFVSNDPEVVDAWLAATNLDGTARVEIDGAEVALRAALTDSFDVCRVTPGLLSFLAERCRDRDAGVLRAPKADRERWLRGRNALDVIEEFGVDAEAADWLKALIRLTPRSYSISSSPLVSPHEVQLTVSVVRYRSVRGRERGGVSSTFLADRASHAPVFLQPSPHFRPPEDGSVPMIMVGPGTGVAPFRGFLQERRARGERGRNWLFFGDQHRAENFYYRADLEDMVRDGLLSRLDLAFSRDQPERVYVQHKMLDYGADVWRWLEDGAHFYVCGDATRMAKDVDDALTTIICTHGRLSQEAAHDYKRELVAAKRYVRDVY, encoded by the coding sequence GTGACGGCCACGACCAGGACCGCGTGTTCCTACTGCGGTGTCGGCTGTGGCATCGAGGTCACGACCCGCACGGATGCCGAGGGCGGGGCGCCCGTCATCACCAGGGTGTCCGGCGATACCCGCCACCCCACCAACGCGGGGCGGCTGTGCACCAAGGGCGTCACGCACCTCGAGATGATGAACGCCACCGAGGACAGGCTCGCGACCGCGCTGGTGCGTGACACCCGAGGCGGTCCGGCGACGCCGACACCGGTGGACGAGGCGGTCGCACGGGCGGCCTCGCGGCTGCGGGAGATCGTCGCCGAACACGGACCCGACGCCGTGGCCCTGTACGTGTCCGGTCAGATGTCGATCGAGGCGCAGTACCTCGCGACGAAGCTGGCCAAGGGTTTCCTGCGCACGGTCCACATCGAGTCCAACTCCCGGCTCTGCATGGCCAGTGCGGGAACGGGTTACAAGCAGTCCCTCGGCGCCGATGGACCCCCGGGCTCCTACGCCGACTTCGATCGCACCGACCTCTTCTTCGTCATCGGCTCCAACATGGCCGACTGCCATCCCATCCTGTACCTGCGCATGCTCGACCGGCTCAAGGCGGGCGCCAAGCTGATCGTGGTCGATCCGCGCCGCACCACGACCGTCGACCAGGCCGATCTGTTCCTGCAGATCGCGCCGGGAACCGACCTGGCGCTGCTCAACGGCCTGCTCCATCTACTGGTCGAGGCCGGCGCCATCGACGACGACTTCATCGCCGAGCACACCGAGGGCTGGGACGCCATGCCGGCGTTCCTCGCCGACTACCCACCGGACGTCGTGTCGGCCGTGACGGGGCTCTCCGAGGACGACATCCGCACGGCCGCAACGATGATCGCCGACGCGGGGGAGTGGGTGACGTGCTGGACGATGGGCCTCAACCAGAGCACTCACGGCACCTGGAACAGCAATGCGATCTGCAACCTGCACCTCGCGACGGGCGCCATCTGCCGTCCGGGCAGCGGGCCGATGTCCCTGACGGGCCAACCGAACGCCATGGGCGGGCGCGAGATGGGCTACATGGGACCGGGTCTGCCCGGTCAGCGGGTGGTCACCTCGGCCGACGACCGCGCGTTCGTGGAACGCACGTGGAACGTCGCCCCGGGGACGATCCGCACCGAGGTCGGGCCCGGCACCGTCGAGATGTTCGCGCGGATGTCCGCAGGCGACATCAAGGCCTGCTGGATCATCTGCACCAATCCCGTTGTCAGCGTGGCGAACCGGAGCACCGTGATCGCCGGCCTCGAGGCGGCCGAGCTGGTGATCACCCAGGATGCCTACGCCTCGACGGCCACCAACCACTACGCCGACATCGTCCTGCCCGCTGCGCTGTGGGCCGAGTCGGACGCGGTGATGGTGAACTCCGACCGCACGCTGACCCTGCTGCGCCAGTCGATCGAACCCGCCGGCGAGGCGCGCCCCGACTGGCGGTTGATCTGTGACGTCGCCACGCATCTCGGCTTCGGCGAGCACTTCGACTTCGCCTCCAGCGCAGAGGTCTTCGACGAGATCCGCCAATTCTCCAACACGCGAACGGGTTACGACCTTCGCGGCATCACCTACGACCGGCTGCGGGAGACGCCCGTGCAGTGGCCGGCGCCCCCGCGCGATCAACCGGGCGGCGTCGAGGACCGCCACCCGGTGCGCTACCTCAACGACGGCGTGAGCCAGGACCTCTTCACCGACCCCAGCGGGCACCGACCCCGGCTGGCGTTTCCGACGCCGTCACGGCGGGCCGTCTTCCATCCGCGGCCGCACATGGACGCCCGCGAACTGCCCGACGACGACTATCCCGTGGTGCTGAATACCGGTCGGCTGCAACACCAGTGGCACACGTTGACCAAGACCGGCAAGGTCGCGAAGCTCAACAAGCTCAACCCCGGCCCCTTCGTCGAAGTCCATCCCGAGGACGCCGCAGCCCAGGGCATCCTCGACGGTCGACGCATCGAGCTGGTGTCGCGCCGCGGCCGGGCCGTGCTGCCCGCCGTGGTGACCGACCGTGTGCGCCAGGGCAATTGCTTCGTCCCGTTCCACTGGAACGACGAGCACGGCGAGTACCTCGCCATCAACGCCCTCACGAACGATGCCGTCGACAAGGACTCGCTGCAGCCGGAGTTCAAGGTCTGCGCCGTGGCGTTGCGTCCGCTGCCCGTCGAGACTCCCGGACCCGCCGCGCTGGGGCTAGCGGACCGCCCGCCGCCCACGCTCGAAGAGGCCGAGAAGACCTATCTCGCAGGGTTCTTCGCCGGCATCCCCGGGGGTGCGCCCGGCGTTCCCGTCCTACCCGCGACGGCTCCGGTGCGTACGGAGGTGCGGTTGTGGGTCGACGGACTGCTTGCCGGCACGCACTCGCGCGCGCCCGACGCGACGGAGGAGGCCGCATCGGAGACGCCCGGCGACGGGCCGCTCGTGCTGTGGGCGTCGCAGACCGGCAACGCCGAGGAATTCGCGGGTCGGGTCGCCGGGGGAATCGCCGGGGCGCGGCTGGCCAACATGGACGACGTCTCGGTCACGGACCTGAGCGGTGACGTGGTGATCGTCACCAGCACCTTCGGCGACGGCGGGCCGCCGGACAACGGCGCGGGGTTCTGGACGCGCCTGGAGTCCGACGAGGCGCCCGATCTCGACGGCGTGCGGTACGCCGTGCTCGGCATCGGCGACCGCTCCTACGACGACTTCTGCGGGCATGCCAAGTCCCTGGACCGCAGGCTCTCCGACCTCGGGGCGACGCGCCTGGCCGAGCGCGCCGAGTGCGAGGCCTACGACGACGAGCCCATGGCGAACTGGGCCGCGACGATCAGCGAGCTCGTCGCGCCGTCGAATGGCACCGCGGCGCCCGCGTCGAACGGCACCGCTGCGCCGTCGAATGGCACCGCGGCGGCGCCGCCGTTCACGCGCACCCATCCGGTCTCGGTGCCGTTGTGCCGCAACGTTTCCCTCACTCCGGCGGGTGCGGCGAAGGAGGTGCGGCACTTCGGCTTCGACGTGTCGGAGCACCGCCTCGACTACTCCGTCGGCGATGCGCTGGGGGTATTCGTCAGCAATGACCCCGAGGTGGTCGACGCGTGGCTGGCGGCGACGAATCTGGACGGGACCGCGCGGGTCGAGATCGACGGCGCCGAGGTGGCGCTGCGCGCGGCGCTCACTGACTCCTTCGACGTCTGCCGCGTCACGCCGGGGCTGCTGAGCTTCCTGGCCGAGCGATGCCGGGACCGCGACGCCGGGGTGCTGCGCGCCCCCAAGGCGGACCGGGAACGCTGGCTGCGTGGCCGCAACGCGCTGGACGTCATCGAGGAGTTCGGGGTCGACGCCGAGGCCGCCGACTGGCTGAAGGCGCTGATCCGGTTGACGCCGCGGTCGTACTCGATCTCGTCGAGCCCCCTGGTCAGTCCGCACGAGGTGCAGCTGACGGTGTCGGTGGTGCGGTATCGCAGTGTGCGGGGCCGCGAGCGCGGCGGGGTGTCCTCGACCTTCCTGGCCGACCGGGCGTCGCATGCTCCGGTGTTCCTGCAGCCGTCACCGCACTTCCGTCCGCCCGAGGACGGTTCGGTGCCCATGATCATGGTCGGACCGGGAACGGGCGTCGCGCCGTTCCGCGGTTTCCTGCAGGAGCGGCGCGCCCGCGGGGAGCGGGGTCGCAACTGGCTGTTCTTCGGCGACCAGCATCGGGCCGAGAACTTCTACTACCGAGCCGATCTGGAGGACATGGTCCGCGACGGCCTGCTCAGCAGACTGGATCTGGCGTTCTCGCGGGACCAACCCGAACGCGTGTACGTCCAGCACAAGATGCTCGACTACGGCGCCGACGTCTGGCGCTGGCTCGAGGACGGCGCGCACTTCTACGTCTGCGGCGATGCCACCCGGATGGCCAAGGACGTCGACGACGCGCTGACGACGATCATCTGCACCCACGGTCGGCTGTCCCAGGAGGCCGCCCACGACTACAAGCGTGAACTCGTCGCCGCCAAGCGCTACGTGCGCGACGTGTACTAG
- a CDS encoding nitrate/nitrite transporter codes for MSTRNADGLRRSRDIEHWDAEDVQAWEAGGKKIATRNLIWSIVAEHVGFSIWSIWSVMVLFMPQNVYHIDAAGKFYLVAMPTLVGAFLRIPYTVAPARFGGRNWTIVSALLLLIPTLMTLYVMLHPGTSYTTFMVVAGFAGLGGGNFASSMTNINAFFPQRLKGWALGLNAGGGNIGVPVIQLIGLLVIATVSNTDPELVCAVYLVLIACAALGAALFMDNLRNQKSNFGALAEALRYRHSWVMSFLYIGTFGSFIGFSFAFGQVLQINYLAGGDTAAQASLHAAQLSFLGPLLGSIARPVGGKFADRIGGGRITLYTFIAMIFAAGILVAAGTSDDATKGAPTSGQMAGYVTGFILLFILSGIGNGSTYKMIPSIFEAKAQDKDGLSAEEKAAWSRRMSGALIGFAGAIGALGGVFINIALRVSYVGAAKSATNAFWVFLIFYVICAVVTWVVFLRLKSVRAVTGEDVGRASAPVGAS; via the coding sequence ATGAGCACAAGGAACGCCGATGGTCTGCGGCGCAGCCGTGACATCGAGCACTGGGACGCCGAGGACGTGCAGGCCTGGGAGGCGGGCGGGAAGAAGATCGCCACCCGCAACCTGATCTGGTCGATCGTCGCCGAACACGTCGGCTTCTCGATCTGGTCGATCTGGTCGGTGATGGTGCTGTTCATGCCGCAGAACGTCTATCACATCGACGCTGCGGGCAAGTTCTATCTGGTCGCCATGCCGACGCTGGTCGGGGCGTTCCTGCGGATCCCGTACACCGTGGCGCCGGCGCGGTTCGGTGGGCGCAACTGGACGATCGTCAGTGCGCTGCTGCTGTTGATCCCGACCCTGATGACGCTGTACGTGATGCTGCATCCCGGCACGTCCTACACCACCTTCATGGTGGTCGCCGGGTTCGCGGGACTGGGCGGCGGCAACTTCGCGTCGTCGATGACGAACATCAACGCGTTCTTTCCGCAACGGCTGAAGGGCTGGGCGCTGGGACTCAACGCCGGGGGCGGCAACATCGGCGTGCCGGTCATCCAGTTGATCGGCCTGCTGGTGATCGCCACCGTCAGCAATACCGACCCCGAGCTGGTGTGCGCGGTGTACCTGGTGCTCATCGCGTGCGCCGCCCTGGGCGCGGCGCTGTTCATGGACAACCTGCGCAATCAGAAGTCGAACTTCGGCGCGCTGGCGGAAGCGTTGCGCTACCGGCACTCCTGGGTGATGAGCTTCCTCTACATCGGGACGTTCGGGTCGTTCATCGGCTTCTCGTTCGCCTTCGGTCAGGTGCTGCAGATCAACTACCTCGCCGGGGGTGACACCGCCGCGCAGGCGTCGCTGCACGCGGCTCAGCTCTCGTTCCTCGGTCCGTTGCTCGGCTCGATCGCCCGCCCCGTGGGAGGCAAGTTCGCCGATCGCATCGGAGGGGGCCGGATCACGCTATACACCTTCATCGCGATGATCTTCGCCGCGGGCATCCTCGTCGCTGCGGGCACCAGTGACGACGCCACGAAGGGCGCGCCCACCAGTGGCCAGATGGCCGGGTACGTCACCGGTTTCATCCTGCTGTTCATCCTGTCCGGCATCGGCAACGGCTCGACGTACAAGATGATCCCGTCGATCTTCGAGGCGAAGGCTCAGGACAAGGACGGTCTGTCCGCGGAGGAGAAGGCGGCGTGGTCCCGTCGCATGTCCGGCGCGCTGATCGGGTTCGCCGGCGCGATCGGCGCGCTCGGCGGCGTGTTCATCAACATCGCGCTGCGGGTGTCCTACGTCGGCGCGGCGAAGTCGGCGACCAACGCGTTCTGGGTCTTCCTGATCTTCTACGTCATCTGCGCCGTGGTCACCTGGGTCGTGTTCCTGCGGCTGAAGTCGGTCAGGGCGGTCACCGGTGAGGACGTGGGCCGCGCCTCCGCCCCGGTCGGAGCCAGCTGA
- a CDS encoding molybdopterin oxidoreductase: MSDGSTPRFLQGAFDFLGKGLTEPVPIDDALRYVVPAGAITQPVYFRGGNSSDEMVTVVLVRDGKPMRYFPIAAKGATHVALRVVEDLLGDTAIELYVAAPAGCAGTVVIDLGLVEL, encoded by the coding sequence ATGAGCGACGGCAGCACACCACGATTCCTGCAGGGCGCCTTCGACTTCCTTGGCAAGGGCCTGACCGAACCGGTACCGATCGACGACGCGCTGCGCTACGTGGTGCCTGCCGGTGCCATCACTCAACCGGTGTACTTCCGGGGCGGCAACTCCAGCGACGAGATGGTGACCGTCGTGCTGGTCCGGGACGGAAAGCCCATGCGCTACTTCCCCATTGCCGCCAAGGGTGCGACGCACGTCGCCCTGCGGGTCGTGGAGGACCTCCTCGGTGACACCGCCATCGAGCTGTACGTCGCCGCGCCCGCCGGGTGCGCCGGCACCGTGGTCATCGACCTCGGCCTGGTGGAGCTCTGA
- the nirB gene encoding nitrite reductase large subunit NirB, whose product MRLVVVGNGMAGVRAIEEVLARGGGERFDVTVFGDEPYGNYNRILLSNVLAGSDDPAEIYLNGVDWYRENGIDLRAGVRVVRIDTFAHLVHADDGSSVRYDKLILATGSRSFFPPMSGLWADDKTLADGVFGFRTLDDTAAMIAEAARRTKAVVIGGGLLGLEAARGLQNRGLTVDVVHSGPTLMNAQLDDLAGAILRKSVEDLGIGVLLNKRTTGVVVEDGRLAGVTFADGDRVDCDMLVIAAGIRPNVGLAQRAGLTVERAIVTDDHMRSIDDDDVYVVGECAQHRGQVYGLVAPLWEQAKVLADHLTGVDPKAAYHGSRVATKLKVAGVDVASMGVKAPEHEDDEFVQYSEPRHGVYKTIVIRDGKLVGATLVGDVSKVSFLTQAFDSGLPLPDERVSLMFDIGTPDVGVGVAELADDAQVCNCNGVSKGALAACVAAGETSVSGVMAKTKAGKGCGSCKELVAQIVEWAAGGEVTEDPSANWYVPGVPYDKPELMRLIRELELHSVSSVFAALTPDGKPHAGSKMALSSLLEMMWGADFVDETDARFINDRVHANIQRDGTFSVVPQMKGGVTSADQLRRIADVADKYAIPMIKLTGGQRIDLLGVRKEDLPAVWSDLDMPSGYAYGKSFRTVKTCVGSDFCRFGVGDSTALGIAIEERYQGLASPAKMKLAVTGCPRNCAEALCKDLGVVAVDGGKWEIYVGGAAGAHVRKGDLLATVDSPAEVMTLTGRFLQYYRENANWLERTYAWVPRLGIEKIRAVVVDDADGIAEELDAAMAKSVASYRDPWQDGKQPVTEGQFRSSLPLLPLPAVPVR is encoded by the coding sequence ATGCGGCTGGTCGTGGTCGGCAACGGCATGGCGGGCGTGCGGGCCATCGAGGAGGTGCTGGCGCGCGGCGGCGGTGAGCGGTTCGACGTCACGGTGTTCGGTGACGAGCCCTACGGCAACTACAACCGCATCCTGCTCTCCAATGTGCTTGCCGGCAGCGATGATCCGGCCGAGATCTACCTCAACGGGGTCGACTGGTACCGCGAGAACGGCATCGATCTGCGTGCCGGGGTCCGGGTGGTGCGCATCGACACGTTCGCCCACCTGGTCCACGCCGACGACGGCAGCAGCGTCCGCTACGACAAACTGATCCTCGCCACCGGCAGCCGGTCGTTCTTCCCTCCGATGTCCGGCCTGTGGGCCGACGACAAGACCCTCGCCGACGGCGTCTTCGGATTTCGCACGCTCGACGACACCGCGGCGATGATCGCCGAAGCCGCCCGCCGGACCAAGGCCGTCGTCATCGGCGGTGGCCTGCTGGGCCTGGAGGCCGCCCGGGGTCTGCAGAACCGCGGCCTGACCGTCGACGTGGTGCATTCCGGCCCGACGCTGATGAATGCCCAACTCGACGATCTCGCCGGCGCGATCCTACGAAAGTCCGTGGAGGACCTGGGAATCGGCGTGCTGCTGAACAAGCGCACGACGGGCGTGGTCGTCGAGGACGGCAGGCTCGCCGGCGTCACGTTCGCCGACGGGGACCGCGTCGACTGCGACATGCTCGTCATCGCGGCCGGGATTCGCCCCAACGTCGGACTGGCCCAGCGCGCCGGTCTCACCGTCGAACGCGCCATCGTGACCGATGACCACATGCGCTCCATCGACGACGACGACGTCTACGTCGTCGGTGAGTGCGCGCAGCACCGCGGCCAGGTCTACGGGTTGGTGGCACCGCTGTGGGAGCAGGCCAAGGTGCTGGCCGACCATCTGACCGGAGTCGACCCGAAGGCCGCCTACCACGGGTCGAGGGTCGCCACGAAGTTGAAGGTCGCCGGTGTCGACGTGGCGTCGATGGGCGTCAAGGCGCCCGAGCACGAGGACGACGAGTTCGTCCAGTACTCCGAACCGCGGCACGGTGTGTACAAGACCATCGTCATCCGCGACGGCAAACTGGTGGGCGCGACCCTGGTCGGCGACGTCAGCAAGGTGTCGTTCCTGACCCAGGCCTTCGACAGCGGCCTGCCACTGCCCGACGAGCGCGTCTCGCTGATGTTCGACATCGGCACGCCCGACGTGGGTGTCGGCGTCGCCGAACTCGCCGACGACGCTCAGGTCTGCAACTGCAACGGCGTCTCCAAGGGCGCCCTGGCGGCCTGCGTCGCGGCAGGCGAGACGTCGGTCAGCGGTGTCATGGCGAAGACCAAGGCGGGCAAGGGGTGCGGTTCGTGCAAGGAACTGGTCGCCCAGATCGTGGAGTGGGCCGCAGGCGGCGAGGTGACCGAGGATCCGTCGGCGAACTGGTACGTCCCCGGCGTCCCCTACGACAAGCCCGAGTTGATGCGGCTCATCCGCGAGCTCGAATTGCACTCCGTGTCATCGGTGTTCGCGGCCCTGACTCCCGACGGCAAGCCGCACGCCGGCTCCAAGATGGCGCTGTCGTCGCTGCTGGAGATGATGTGGGGCGCTGACTTCGTCGACGAGACCGACGCCCGGTTCATCAACGACCGGGTCCACGCCAACATCCAGCGCGACGGCACGTTCTCGGTGGTCCCGCAGATGAAGGGTGGGGTCACCAGCGCCGACCAGCTGCGCCGCATCGCCGACGTCGCCGACAAGTACGCGATCCCGATGATCAAGCTGACCGGTGGTCAGCGCATCGACCTCCTCGGGGTGCGCAAGGAGGACCTGCCCGCCGTGTGGAGCGATCTCGACATGCCGTCGGGCTACGCCTACGGCAAGAGCTTCCGCACCGTGAAGACCTGTGTCGGCAGCGACTTCTGCCGGTTCGGCGTCGGGGACTCCACGGCGCTCGGCATCGCGATCGAGGAGCGCTACCAGGGGCTCGCCAGCCCGGCCAAGATGAAGCTCGCGGTCACCGGCTGCCCCCGCAACTGCGCCGAGGCGCTGTGCAAGGACCTCGGGGTGGTGGCCGTCGACGGCGGCAAGTGGGAGATCTACGTCGGCGGCGCGGCGGGCGCCCACGTCCGCAAGGGCGACCTACTGGCCACCGTCGACAGCCCCGCCGAGGTCATGACCTTGACCGGACGTTTCCTGCAGTACTACCGCGAGAACGCCAACTGGCTGGAGCGCACGTACGCCTGGGTCCCGCGGTTGGGGATCGAGAAGATCCGTGCCGTGGTGGTCGACGACGCCGACGGCATCGCCGAGGAGCTCGACGCCGCGATGGCGAAATCAGTTGCCTCCTATCGTGATCCGTGGCAGGACGGCAAGCAGCCGGTCACCGAGGGACAGTTCCGGTCGTCGTTGCCGCTGTTGCCGCTGCCCGCCGTGCCGGTCCGATGA
- a CDS encoding Rieske (2Fe-2S) protein, whose product MTDVTVGHVDEIPVGEGRTFAVDGEQIAVYRLRDGSLRALGAVCPHRGGPLADGLADDDVVVCPLHGIGYDLATGAETSGTGPGVCSHPVTADDDGSIRLTLECR is encoded by the coding sequence ATGACGGACGTCACGGTCGGTCACGTCGACGAGATCCCGGTCGGTGAGGGCCGTACGTTCGCCGTCGACGGCGAGCAGATCGCGGTCTACCGCCTGCGCGACGGGAGCCTGCGCGCGCTCGGCGCGGTGTGTCCGCACCGCGGCGGTCCGCTGGCCGACGGCCTCGCCGACGACGACGTCGTGGTCTGCCCGCTGCACGGGATCGGCTACGACCTCGCCACGGGTGCCGAGACGTCGGGCACCGGGCCGGGGGTGTGCTCCCACCCGGTCACCGCCGACGACGACGGATCCATCCGGCTGACACTCGAATGCCGTTGA
- a CDS encoding universal stress protein: MTIVVGYTTDRFGAAALEAAIAEAKVRNTALLVCNSTQGDSYVDAAFAHQRQVHDLESTLAASGVPFEVRQPVGVYAVDALLEMMADDDAELLVIGIRHRNPVGKLLLGSASQQLILNCPKPVLAVKPPE, translated from the coding sequence GTGACGATCGTCGTCGGGTACACCACGGACCGGTTCGGCGCCGCTGCGCTGGAGGCAGCGATCGCGGAGGCCAAGGTGCGCAACACCGCGCTGCTGGTCTGCAACTCGACGCAGGGCGACTCCTACGTCGATGCTGCCTTCGCCCATCAGCGGCAGGTGCACGACCTCGAGTCCACGTTGGCCGCGTCCGGCGTTCCGTTCGAGGTGCGCCAGCCCGTCGGGGTCTATGCGGTCGACGCCCTGCTGGAGATGATGGCCGACGACGACGCCGAACTGCTGGTCATCGGCATTCGCCACCGCAACCCGGTCGGCAAGCTCCTCCTCGGCAGCGCATCACAGCAGCTGATCCTCAACTGTCCCAAACCCGTGCTGGCGGTGAAGCCGCCGGAGTGA